A genomic region of Choristoneura fumiferana chromosome 17, NRCan_CFum_1, whole genome shotgun sequence contains the following coding sequences:
- the LOC141436767 gene encoding uncharacterized protein has product MCVCAARDTRSNKRALVLAVVFHYVYLTGLPYTYQLATTTDPNYPQDKMNGYVGTLGSFDYKNQEWAIFSGRLSMFITLNDIKEEKKSAILLTSLSDDTYRLVSNLLHPKKVEAAKYEELVEELNKHFTPKRSTFADRSKFYEAVKLEGESCEEWAARLRGLAVHCGFGTELTVLLRDRFVLGFRSGPERDRLFDKDLSTLTFADALETAQKAACAREAKASETPKVMVKEEPLFKASVRHAGTGGGARALRAATQEQHRESDSCSVCGLKSHSADRCKYRSYRCKRCKNKGHLRKVCSVNLNSLEACPEQQECDHDCEECKLFSMRIGN; this is encoded by the coding sequence atgtgtgtgtgcgcgGCGCGCGACACGCGCAGTAATAAACGAGCTCTCGTACTAGCGGTTGTGTTTCATTACGTATACCTAACTGGATTACCTTATACATACCAATTGGCGACGACAACGGATCCGAATTACCCACAGGACAAAATGAACGGTTACGTTGGAACACTGGGGAGCTTCGACTACAAAAACCAGGAATGGGCGATTTTTTCGGGAAGATTGTCGATGTTTATAACCTTAAATGACATCAAGGAAGAGAAAAAAAGCGCCATTTTGCTAACGAGCTTGTCTGACGATACTTATCGTCTGGTTAGCAATCTATTGCACCCTAAGAAGGTCGAAGCGGCCAAATACGAAGAACTGGTGGAAGAGCTAAATAAGCATTTTACCCCGAAGAGGTCTACTTTCGCCGATCGTAGCAAGTTTTACGAGGCGGTCAAACTCGAGGGCGAAAGTTGTGAAGAATGGGCGGCACGGTTAAGGGGATTAGCCGTGCATTGCGGCTTTGGGACGGAGCTTACAGTGTTGCTACGTGATCGGTTCGTACTAGGGTTCAGATCAGGCCCAGAACGGGATCGGCTGTTCGACAAAGACCTGTCCACGCTGACGTTCGCTGACGCGTTGGAGACGGCACAGAAGGCAGCCTGCGCTAGGGAGGCGAAAGCTAGCGAAACCCCGAAGGTCATGGTGAAGGAAGAACCACTGTTCAAGGCGAGCGTGAGGCACGCCGGCACTGGTGGCGGCGCCCGTGCCCTTCGCGCCGCAACACAGGAACAGCATCGCGAGTCAGATTCGTGCTCGGTTTGTGGCTTAAAGAGTCATTCGGCGGATAGGTGTAAATATAGGAGCTATCGTTGCAAGAGGTGTAAAAACAAGGGCCATCTCCGCAAGGTGTGTAGTGTCAACTTGAACAGCTTGGAGGCATGCCCCGAGCAGCAGGAATGTGACCACGACTGCGAGGAGTGTAAGCTGTTCAGTATGAG